The Leopardus geoffroyi isolate Oge1 chromosome D3, O.geoffroyi_Oge1_pat1.0, whole genome shotgun sequence region CTGTGTACAGGGCTGGGATTATCATCTGAGGTTGCAatgaggctgggaggcaggggtgacTTGTCCAAGAGAACTCACTGGCACAGGGCCGAGATTCAGACTGCGGTCTGTCTGCCTCCAAGCCTGGCTCCTAGCCATGAGGCTCTCCCACCTCCTCGTGGGGCTGCTCAGCCCAGGCCTGGCATGGCTTGTGATCTTAGTTGGTGGTATTAAGTTGAACTAGAGGAAATTACCGATTATCGACTTTCTGGTCAAAAACTGACCTACAAAATATGTGGTTCAACCTAGTCCTAGTTCATGATAAATGTAGGATGTGGTGGCCATGGATGAGACAAGAACCAGCAAACTTGACCTCACACCAACACCGCAAATGGGGCctgttattttccccatttcatagataaggaaaGTGAGGCCCAAGAGACCACACCACCTGCCCACGCATCACAGCCTGGACACAGGCCTGTCTGGTCCCCTGGCCTGCCTCTCCTGCTATCACCATCCTCAACAACCCCGATCTTTGATACCAGTGGGCAGGGGGTGCTGAGTCCTGAGGGCCCCAGCAGACCCTGAGGCTCTCCCCACCATTTCATCCACAGCAGGACCCCAGAGGGCGCAGCACCCTGCTCCCCGGCCCCGGGTGAGCCAGAGGTGCCCACCCTCGCCAACGGCTCTGCAGGAGGGTGCCAGCCTCGGCGCGACATCGTGTTCATGAAGACGCACAAGACGGCCAGCAGCACGCTGCTCAACATCCTGTTCCGCTTTGGCCAGAAGCACGGACTCAAGTTCGCCTTCCCCAACGGCCGCAACGACTTCGACTACCCGGCTTTCTTCGCCCGCAGCCTGGTGCAGGACTACCGGCCCGGGGCCTGCTTCAACATCATCTGCAACCACATGCGCTTCCACTACGACGAGGTCCGGGGCCTGGTGCCCCCCAACGCCACCTTCATCACCGTGCTCCGCGACCCAGCCCGCCTCTTCGAGTCCTCCTTCCACTACTTCGGCTCAGTGGTGCCCTTCACGTGGAAGCTCTCGGGCCACGACAAGCTGGCCGAGTTCCTGCAGGACCCAGACCGCTACTATGACCCCAACGGCTACAACGCCCACTACCTCCGCAACCTGCTCTTCTTCGACCTGGGCTACGACAGCGGCCTGGACCCGGGCAACCCGCAGGTGCAGGAGCACATCCTGGAGGTGGAGCGCCGCTTCCACCTGGTGCTCCTGCAGGAGTACTTCGACGAGTCCCTGGTGCTGCTCAAGGACCTGCTGTGCTGGGAGCTGGAGGACGTGCTCTACTTCAAGCTCAATGCCCGCCGCGCCTCAGCCGTGCCGCGCCTCTCCGGGGAGCTGTACCAGCGCGCCACGGCCTGGAACGTGCTGGACGCCCGCCTCTACCGCCACTTCAACGCCAGCTTCTGGCGCAAGGTGGAGGCGTTCGGGAGGGAGCGCATGGCCCGCGAGGTGGCCGCCCTGCGGCGCGCCAACGAGCGCATGCGGCACATCTGTATCGACGGGGGCCGAGCCGTGGATGCTGCCGCCATCCAGGACTCGGCCATGCAGCCCTGGCAGCCGCTGGGCGCCAAGTCCATCCTGGGCTACAACCTCAAGAAGAGCATCGGGCAGCGGCACGCGGAGCTTTGCCGTCGCATGCTCACGCCTGAGATCCAGTACCTGATGGACCTCGGTGTCAACCTGTGGGTCACTAAGCTCTGGAAGCTCATCCGGGACTTTCTCAAGTGGTGACATCCGGCCCACCGGCAGCCCCCTCTGCCCGCTGCATCGCTGAGGAGGGGCCGGGCAGGGGCCTGCTGGCCTCCCCTATGCCCTCCTGGTGCCACCCCGGCTCTGGGGGTAAGGTGGGGCTGCTGCAGGGGCGCAGCCAGCCAGGACTGGGCCCAGGCACACAGGGCCTGAGATCAGTATTTGACTAGTtatagcttttttaaaagttaaatctcCTCCCCTCCAAAAACGAATGTTCTGTTTCCTGCCTCCTCTTAAAGGGGAGACTTGAGAAGTAAAAGAATTTGATGTTGTGTTTTTTGTTAATCAGCCTCAGTGGTGCTGACTGATGGGGCCCTGGGTGGGAGGTGACTGAGGATGGGGGGACCCGCAAGGGAGCATGGCGGGTACCTGAGAGTGTCTGTGGGACAGAGCCCAGTTGACGTGACGGGGTTTGATGTGCACCTGTTACATGCTGAAGCCCTGAGTGGTTGAAGGACTCCCATGATTTACCAAGACCTGgaagagcgtgtgtgtgtgtgatcatccTGGGACTATTCCAGTCACTTACTCCAATTGAACATTGGTTATGTGCCCAGCGTTGGGCTAAGTGGGTTGGTTATCTCAGTTCATCTTCGTCAAAACTTAGCCGCGTGGGAACTGTTATTTTCTCATGCCAGAGATGAGGAAGGGAGCTCAGAGAGAGAAAGTCGTTTGGCCAAGATCACACAGAAAGTAAGTGGTAGGACTGGAACAGAGGCCGGGAAGGATGGTGTGTGCAGCCAGATTTGAGACCGTctaagtggtgtgtgtgtgtgtgtgtgtgtgtgtgtgtgtgtgtgtgtgtgtgagataggGAGTACTTGGTGTAGCACTGAGCAGCAAGCCCCGGGCTCAGGCTGAGTTCCTTGTGTAatctcattaatcctcacaatcACCCTTTGCAGTAGGCACAGTTACCATCCCATGTTACAGATGTGGGAATTGACATTCTGAGTGACAGCAAAAGGGACTTTCCCGAGATCTTGCAGGTACACATTAGACCCAAAACTAAACCTTCTTCTCCCTGGGACCCCAGATGCCTTGCCTCAATGCCTGTGCACCCTGTCCCTGTTTACCCCATCTCTCCACTGACCACTCCAGGCTGCCTCACCATCTGCTTGTACTCCACCCTGCCCAGGCTCTGGGTTTCCCCCTTCCACCCTGGGGTTCAGTTTAATTCATCCAAAAAAAATTGGCATTTATCAGATAGCTGCTGTGCCCCCCAGCCCTGAGCTGGCCCTGAGCATACAACAGTCAGCAAGTtgatccctgccctcctggagctcaggTCCAGAGACAAAGATAGAGGCCAAGCAATCAAGTCACATTGAGTATGACCAACCAAGGCGGGGATGTGTCAGTTCTAACCATCTGTCTCCCTCAGCCTCCCCAGGCGGACAACAGCCCTTTCTGGGGCACGGGACTCTTAGATCTCTAAGAGCCagcagccagacacaaaaggcagAAACCACAGCTAAGTGACTTTATTGGAGACCTGTCTGTACCAGGCTCCAAACCACATGCTTGCACACCTTATCTGAATATCTACAACATCCCAGCTTTataaaccaaagctcagagaggttaagtgacctacCCAAGGCCACACATCTAATTAGTGCCAGTACCACATTTCAAAGCCAGATTAGTCAGCTCTTATCTTAACCCCTCCCTGAGTTTGAGTCACTGTTTCTCCTGGGAGCAAGTTTCTGGCCCAAACAGGCTGGGAAGAAGTTAGGGTGACCAGCTGTCTCAATTTCCTCGGACTGTCCCAGTTTTTGCACCAAAAAGTCTCACATCCCAGGAAACTCCTCAGTCCTGGGCAACCAGGATGGTTGCTCAGCCTGGAACAGTTTTGACCCCACCAGCCCCCAGGAGCTACTGTCTATACCTTCTTAAAGTTTCTTTGCAGCAAGCAATAAGCACATCTTTGAAGGCTTTAAATCACATGGAGAAAactaagcagaagaaaaaaagaaagaaagcaagaaagcaagaatgagagaaagaaagagtaagttATTATTGACTCCAAATTCATGAGATAATCCCCCTCCCTTTTTAGTAATCAAAAAGAGATGTGACTAGTGCAATATGATAGTATCTTGGGTTTGTGGAACcccataattttatttcattggacCTTTAGGGGCCTAAACTtccaataataatattatatgtcatcaaattatttattattaataccGGCACTTCTAAGCCCTTAGGGATCCAAGGAGAATAAATCTGGCAAATAATAGATGCCAAGAATATAAATTGTCCCATTAGCATTTACTATCTGCCTGATTTGTTTTATGAACATTATagttattaactcatttattaacataattaatatttaacaatACGTAGTTGCCTGGTACTGAACAAGCACTCTGCACCATACAGGAACATGGACAATTCCCTTTGCTCTCCTGAGGAGGCAGCCAAGACTCAGAGAAGCTGAGTAACAAGCCCTACGGTCACTCAGCCAGGCAGCCATAGAGGCAGGAtgcaaacccaggtctgtcagACACCAAGGCTGGTGTTTGCAGGCTCCAGACCTTCAGTGCCATTCCAGCCGGCCATCTCAGCCTCAGGACCGAGGTTTTTTCCATGGTTGAAAATGTATGAGGTCTCCGAGGGGCTCGGCAGCTCGTAGCTCGCAGGAACCAGCCTGCTCTAGCCACACCTGGCAGCAGAGGGCGCCATGGTGCCAAATTTGGTCTCAGCCTGTCAAGACATTCCCAGCAGTGGGGGCTGCGGGCACCCACAGTTAGGGCTGGGCCTACAAGCGAAAGCCAG contains the following coding sequences:
- the GAL3ST1 gene encoding galactosylceramide sulfotransferase isoform X1, with the protein product MPLPQKKRWVSMAKGLVLGALFTSFLLLLYSYAVPPLHAGLASTRTPEGAAPCSPAPGEPEVPTLANGSAGGCQPRRDIVFMKTHKTASSTLLNILFRFGQKHGLKFAFPNGRNDFDYPAFFARSLVQDYRPGACFNIICNHMRFHYDEVRGLVPPNATFITVLRDPARLFESSFHYFGSVVPFTWKLSGHDKLAEFLQDPDRYYDPNGYNAHYLRNLLFFDLGYDSGLDPGNPQVQEHILEVERRFHLVLLQEYFDESLVLLKDLLCWELEDVLYFKLNARRASAVPRLSGELYQRATAWNVLDARLYRHFNASFWRKVEAFGRERMAREVAALRRANERMRHICIDGGRAVDAAAIQDSAMQPWQPLGAKSILGYNLKKSIGQRHAELCRRMLTPEIQYLMDLGVNLWVTKLWKLIRDFLKW
- the GAL3ST1 gene encoding galactosylceramide sulfotransferase isoform X2 encodes the protein MPLPQKKRWVSMAKGLVLGALFTSFLLLLYSYAVPPLHAGLASTTPEGAAPCSPAPGEPEVPTLANGSAGGCQPRRDIVFMKTHKTASSTLLNILFRFGQKHGLKFAFPNGRNDFDYPAFFARSLVQDYRPGACFNIICNHMRFHYDEVRGLVPPNATFITVLRDPARLFESSFHYFGSVVPFTWKLSGHDKLAEFLQDPDRYYDPNGYNAHYLRNLLFFDLGYDSGLDPGNPQVQEHILEVERRFHLVLLQEYFDESLVLLKDLLCWELEDVLYFKLNARRASAVPRLSGELYQRATAWNVLDARLYRHFNASFWRKVEAFGRERMAREVAALRRANERMRHICIDGGRAVDAAAIQDSAMQPWQPLGAKSILGYNLKKSIGQRHAELCRRMLTPEIQYLMDLGVNLWVTKLWKLIRDFLKW